A region from the Fibrobacter sp. UWB5 genome encodes:
- a CDS encoding phosphoglycerate dehydrogenase encodes MATIKTMNNISKKGLSLFGSFYQVSDSIEKPDAILVRSAQVDTDNFDGLLAVARAGAGVNNITIDKASAKGICVFNTPGANANAVAELVMTVLGMAVRNVDKAAAWVKGLDTNDPDLAKTVESGKKKFAGMELAGKTLGVIGLGKIGVLVANYARWKNMRVLAYEPYPNAANMHELSNKVEIADLDTVIANSDFLTVHVPFIKGVTENLLNRKNLAGFKGSYIMNFARGGIVEMAPVNDMLASGSLQGYLCDFPDADLIKNDKVTCFPHLGASTEEAEENCAVMAVEELKDYIEYGCVRNSVNFPALVDHPHSGVKSRVVVINQDVPNMISEITKVFGAEGINIASFSNKSNGKIGYNLVDVESKVDDSIVEKLSKLDKVIKVRVIHF; translated from the coding sequence ATGGCAACTATTAAGACGATGAACAACATTTCCAAGAAAGGCCTGAGCCTGTTTGGCTCGTTCTACCAGGTTTCCGATTCTATCGAAAAACCGGATGCCATCTTGGTGCGTTCCGCCCAGGTTGATACCGACAACTTTGACGGCCTGCTGGCTGTCGCCCGCGCCGGCGCTGGCGTGAACAACATCACCATCGACAAGGCTTCTGCAAAGGGTATTTGCGTGTTCAACACTCCGGGTGCAAACGCCAACGCCGTTGCCGAACTCGTGATGACCGTGCTCGGCATGGCCGTCCGTAACGTGGACAAGGCTGCCGCATGGGTCAAGGGCCTCGACACCAACGATCCGGACCTCGCCAAGACCGTTGAAAGCGGTAAGAAGAAGTTTGCCGGTATGGAACTTGCCGGTAAGACTCTCGGCGTGATCGGTCTCGGCAAGATCGGCGTGCTCGTCGCCAACTATGCCCGTTGGAAGAACATGCGCGTGCTCGCTTACGAACCGTATCCGAACGCCGCCAACATGCACGAACTTTCCAACAAGGTTGAAATTGCCGACCTCGACACCGTGATTGCAAATTCCGACTTCCTCACCGTGCACGTTCCGTTCATCAAGGGCGTGACCGAAAACTTGCTCAACCGCAAGAACCTCGCCGGCTTCAAGGGCAGCTACATCATGAACTTCGCCCGCGGCGGTATCGTGGAAATGGCTCCGGTCAACGACATGCTCGCTTCTGGCTCTCTCCAGGGCTACCTCTGCGACTTCCCGGATGCAGACCTCATCAAGAACGACAAGGTCACCTGCTTCCCGCACCTCGGTGCTTCTACCGAAGAAGCCGAAGAAAACTGCGCCGTGATGGCCGTCGAAGAATTGAAGGACTACATCGAATACGGTTGCGTCCGCAATTCCGTGAACTTCCCGGCCCTCGTTGATCACCCGCATTCCGGCGTCAAGAGCCGCGTGGTGGTCATCAACCAGGACGTTCCGAACATGATTTCTGAAATCACGAAGGTGTTCGGCGCCGAAGGCATCAACATTGCTTCTTTCAGCAACAAGAGCAATGGCAAGATCGGCTACAACCTCGTTGACGTGGAAAGCAAGGTTGATGATTCTATCGTCGAGAAGCTCTCCAAGCTCGACAAGGTCATCAAGGTCCGCGTCATTCATTTTTAA
- the ispG gene encoding (E)-4-hydroxy-3-methylbut-2-enyl-diphosphate synthase, producing MTKFSEFPYVADRFNAVRRETVQVRVGDALIGGNAPILVQSMTTTKPKDVERTVAETLALAKVGCGLVRITAPTFADAQGLEEVMKQVRAAGCKVPVSADIHFQPKAAFEALKWVEKVRINPGNFVDTGILTLDQQTDKSFDEGKEKVAEAFTPFVQEAKRLGRAIRIGVNHGSLAARMIYRYGDTVEGMVESAMEYLAVCEAEHFDQVVLSLKSSNPRIAIAAYRMLAARIKQEGFKPYPFHVGVTEAGAGADGRLKSAAGIGALLLDGLADTIRVSLTEDPVAEVPVAQELIKACALPTKPVSYAVPVLEKDPYHYERRETEVVKVSGVEIGGSNPVKVGVKADAIALTGERRNAEFALPCLNEKPIVEFKDAMDIAGFAANPAAVPAGSVFCYTGAEMVSGVRALAAALEAAGRKDPILLYAKINDNERETLRVSADIGSLVTDGLGDAVVIDGYKGAKESVLLAFDILQAAYCRRSKTNFISCPSCGRTLYDIQQVMGKIKARFGHLSDISIGIMGCIVNGPGEMADADFGYVGGGPGRITLFEGKTAVKKNIPEEDAIEELVNLIKDRGRWVEP from the coding sequence ATGACAAAGTTTAGCGAATTCCCCTATGTTGCCGACCGCTTTAACGCAGTCCGCAGGGAAACTGTACAGGTTCGCGTTGGCGACGCACTTATCGGGGGCAATGCCCCCATTTTAGTTCAGTCCATGACCACCACCAAGCCCAAAGATGTGGAGCGCACGGTGGCCGAAACTTTGGCACTTGCCAAGGTAGGTTGCGGACTGGTTCGCATTACCGCCCCGACATTTGCAGACGCCCAGGGTCTCGAAGAAGTGATGAAGCAGGTGCGTGCCGCCGGTTGCAAGGTGCCGGTTTCTGCCGACATCCATTTCCAGCCGAAGGCCGCTTTCGAAGCCCTCAAGTGGGTCGAAAAGGTCCGCATCAATCCGGGTAACTTTGTCGACACAGGTATTTTGACACTCGACCAGCAGACGGACAAGTCTTTTGACGAAGGCAAGGAAAAGGTGGCCGAAGCCTTTACGCCGTTTGTGCAAGAGGCCAAGCGCCTCGGTCGCGCCATCCGCATCGGCGTGAACCACGGTTCCCTTGCCGCCCGTATGATTTACCGCTACGGCGACACGGTGGAAGGCATGGTGGAAAGCGCCATGGAATATTTGGCCGTGTGCGAAGCCGAACATTTTGACCAGGTGGTTTTGAGCCTCAAGAGCAGCAACCCGCGCATAGCCATTGCCGCCTACCGCATGCTCGCCGCCCGCATTAAGCAAGAAGGTTTCAAGCCGTACCCGTTCCACGTGGGCGTCACGGAAGCGGGCGCGGGTGCCGACGGACGACTGAAGTCGGCCGCGGGCATCGGCGCTCTGTTGCTTGACGGTCTTGCCGACACGATCCGCGTATCGCTCACCGAAGATCCGGTGGCCGAAGTCCCGGTGGCTCAGGAACTTATCAAGGCATGCGCTCTCCCGACAAAGCCGGTGAGCTACGCGGTGCCCGTTCTCGAAAAAGACCCGTACCACTACGAACGCCGCGAGACCGAAGTCGTGAAGGTGTCGGGCGTGGAAATCGGTGGTTCTAACCCGGTGAAGGTCGGCGTGAAAGCCGATGCGATTGCACTCACCGGCGAACGCCGCAATGCGGAATTCGCTCTCCCCTGCTTGAACGAAAAACCGATTGTAGAATTCAAGGACGCCATGGATATCGCGGGCTTTGCAGCGAATCCAGCTGCCGTGCCTGCCGGTTCCGTATTCTGCTACACGGGAGCCGAGATGGTTTCCGGCGTGCGCGCCCTTGCCGCCGCTTTGGAAGCGGCAGGTCGCAAAGACCCGATTTTACTTTACGCCAAGATTAATGACAACGAACGTGAAACGCTCCGCGTTTCCGCCGACATCGGAAGTCTCGTCACCGACGGTCTTGGCGACGCCGTCGTGATCGACGGTTACAAGGGCGCCAAGGAAAGCGTTCTTCTGGCCTTCGACATTCTGCAGGCTGCCTACTGCCGCCGCAGCAAGACGAACTTTATCAGCTGCCCGAGCTGCGGCCGCACCCTCTACGACATCCAGCAAGTCATGGGCAAGATCAAGGCCCGCTTTGGTCACCTCTCGGACATTTCCATCGGCATCATGGGCTGCATCGTGAACGGCCCGGGCGAAATGGCCGACGCCGACTTCGGTTACGTGGGCGGTGGCCCCGGCCGCATTACCCTGTTCGAAGGCAAGACGGCCGTCAAGAAGAACATCCCCGAAGAAGACGCCATCGAAGAATTGGTGAACCTCATCAAGGATCGCGGTCGCTGGGTAGAACCGTAA
- a CDS encoding HD domain-containing phosphohydrolase, producing MVIIFLTFLTVVAALNFCLQYRVNPKQTGPYPLLFFCAFIACLGHLLLAFSTNVDQAILSNKMIYLGSMFLPVLTFKACLSICKIKFPAWSYDILLLIVFVVLALSMTVGFNGFYYKTIKFIQTNGVGNFSAEYAIGHDIFNFVMVGFVIINVSLIVFAFIKKKNVSFKSLVALSSIEAVSILSFFISRVVETDTLVMPAVYVFDQFALLYICFRVKRYDVEDIISQVLETQNTDSYLLISTKNKFLGCNAVAYETFPDLKNCRIDHSTPDNSELNHLLIAWNKELKQGDETIEKKFEQDGKYYKILLRQLPLSGSEKINMFRIEDETSMHNYINMLGTNNVRLELMLKENDTQIRSIQEQMVVGMAHMVESRDSNTGSHIKRTSRVVQILVEYLRKDPTLGQSEFFYDSLVSAAPMHDIGKIAIDDRILRKPGRFTPQEYEEMKEHPEKGAMIVENLLTAVESPDFVKIAKNVARYHHERFDGFGYPKKLKGTEIPFEARIMAIADVYDALVSKRCYKAEMSFSEAYDIIIEGMGTQFDPALKDCFIACRKKLEEYYQSLSEDEA from the coding sequence ATGGTCATTATTTTTTTGACGTTTTTAACTGTTGTCGCAGCGCTTAACTTTTGTCTGCAATACCGAGTCAATCCAAAGCAGACTGGCCCGTACCCGCTGCTCTTTTTCTGCGCCTTTATCGCTTGTTTAGGCCATCTGTTACTTGCTTTTTCGACCAACGTGGACCAGGCGATTCTTTCGAACAAGATGATTTATCTTGGTTCGATGTTCTTGCCCGTTCTGACCTTTAAGGCATGCCTTTCTATTTGCAAGATCAAGTTTCCGGCATGGAGCTACGATATACTCCTGTTGATTGTCTTTGTCGTCTTGGCTCTATCGATGACGGTCGGATTCAATGGATTCTATTACAAGACCATCAAGTTCATCCAGACTAACGGCGTAGGCAATTTTAGCGCCGAATACGCAATCGGGCACGACATATTCAATTTCGTCATGGTGGGCTTTGTCATCATCAACGTAAGCCTCATTGTGTTCGCCTTTATTAAAAAGAAAAACGTCTCGTTCAAGAGTCTAGTGGCGCTGTCTTCGATTGAAGCCGTATCTATTCTTTCGTTCTTTATTTCACGCGTGGTCGAAACCGACACCTTGGTCATGCCCGCGGTGTACGTGTTCGACCAGTTTGCGCTCCTGTATATTTGCTTTAGAGTCAAACGCTACGACGTGGAAGATATTATTTCGCAGGTTCTCGAAACCCAGAACACCGACAGTTACCTTCTCATTTCTACGAAAAACAAGTTCCTCGGTTGTAACGCGGTGGCCTACGAGACCTTCCCTGACCTGAAAAATTGCCGTATTGACCACTCCACCCCCGACAATTCTGAACTGAACCATTTGCTGATTGCCTGGAACAAGGAACTGAAACAAGGCGACGAGACTATAGAAAAGAAGTTTGAGCAAGACGGAAAATACTACAAGATTCTGCTTCGCCAGCTTCCGCTTTCGGGTTCCGAAAAAATCAACATGTTCCGAATCGAAGACGAAACCAGCATGCACAATTACATCAACATGTTGGGTACGAACAACGTGCGCCTTGAATTGATGCTCAAGGAAAACGACACGCAGATTCGTTCGATTCAGGAACAAATGGTCGTGGGTATGGCCCACATGGTCGAAAGCCGCGACAGCAACACCGGTAGCCATATCAAGCGTACAAGCCGCGTGGTGCAAATTCTGGTCGAATACCTGCGCAAGGACCCGACTCTTGGACAGTCCGAATTCTTCTACGACAGCCTGGTTTCGGCAGCCCCGATGCATGATATCGGCAAGATCGCAATCGATGACCGCATTTTGAGAAAGCCCGGCCGCTTTACTCCGCAGGAATACGAAGAAATGAAGGAACACCCCGAGAAGGGAGCCATGATTGTCGAAAACTTGCTCACGGCAGTGGAATCTCCGGACTTTGTGAAAATCGCAAAGAACGTCGCCCGATACCACCACGAACGTTTCGACGGTTTCGGCTACCCCAAGAAACTCAAAGGGACCGAAATTCCGTTCGAAGCCCGCATCATGGCCATTGCCGACGTGTACGACGCCTTGGTGTCCAAGCGTTGCTACAAGGCCGAAATGTCGTTCAGCGAAGCCTACGATATCATTATCGAAGGCATGGGCACGCAGTTTGACCCGGCACTAAAGGATTGCTTTATCGCCTGCCGCAAAAAACTTGAAGAATATTATCAAAGCTTGAGCGAAGACGAAGCCTAA
- the pnp gene encoding polyribonucleotide nucleotidyltransferase, with protein MLDPKEVSVTLPDGRVITFETGRIAKQARGAAVAKMGDAFVLSTVCYGEEKEGDFFPLTVEYREKAYAAGRLPGGYSKREAGRPSDEETLSARIIDRPIRPMFPENFTREVQVIVQVLSADRKFAPDVLGVSAASLSIGLSELPFEQQVAAVRVAVVDGQNIVMPTYEQMACADLDLVVAGTEDSVCMVEGGAYEVSEDTMINAILAGHEAIKAMCKAQQELVDRCAKPKMELKPQHVGEAHEKLLATVKEVVWDELNKDVHSNMVKTDFYPAMADLCAKMLEDERILAIIGKDEEQDPALVADAKAIFSDYERTAMREMILNEDVRLDGRTTTEVRPIEIELGVLPSAHGSAIFQRGETQGLVVCTLGSKADEQRYESLQGEGSKSYMLHYNFPPYCVGECKRLGMSRREIGHGHLAERSLAAVLPLPEDFPYTIRVVSEIQESNGSSSMASVCGGCLSLMDAGVPIKAPVAGVAMGLISEKGSVKEGGKIKILTDITGTEDHLGDMDFKVTGTAEGITAFQMDIKIRGITPELMREALEQARQGRLHILGKMAELGLAAPRPKVSEKAPTMIKMRIPTNKIRDVIGSGGSVIKGMQSQTGCTINIDDDGNIDIAAPSGKAAAVCRRMIEELTAEPEPGRKYKGKVKTIQPFGAFVEILPGRDGLVHISELADHRVDKVEDVVHVGDEVEVLCLGVDPKGKVKLSMKALLPPKPAAEAPAAEAPVAEAPAAPEAPAEA; from the coding sequence ATGCTCGACCCGAAGGAAGTGTCCGTAACGCTTCCCGATGGCCGCGTCATCACGTTTGAAACGGGCCGTATTGCCAAGCAGGCACGCGGTGCTGCAGTCGCCAAGATGGGCGATGCATTCGTGCTTTCCACTGTCTGCTACGGCGAAGAAAAAGAAGGTGATTTCTTCCCTCTCACTGTGGAATATCGCGAAAAGGCTTACGCCGCTGGTCGCCTCCCGGGTGGCTACAGCAAGCGTGAAGCTGGTCGTCCCTCTGACGAAGAAACTCTTTCTGCCCGTATCATTGACCGCCCGATTCGCCCGATGTTCCCCGAGAACTTCACGCGCGAAGTCCAGGTAATTGTGCAGGTTCTTTCTGCTGACCGCAAGTTTGCACCGGATGTGCTCGGCGTGTCTGCAGCATCCCTCTCTATCGGTCTTTCTGAACTGCCCTTCGAACAGCAGGTTGCCGCCGTACGCGTGGCCGTGGTCGATGGCCAGAACATCGTGATGCCCACCTACGAACAGATGGCCTGCGCCGATCTGGACCTGGTGGTCGCCGGTACCGAAGATTCCGTCTGCATGGTGGAAGGCGGTGCCTACGAAGTGTCCGAAGACACGATGATCAACGCAATTCTCGCTGGCCACGAAGCTATCAAGGCCATGTGCAAGGCCCAACAGGAACTGGTGGACCGCTGCGCCAAGCCGAAGATGGAGCTCAAGCCGCAGCACGTTGGCGAAGCCCACGAAAAGCTTCTCGCCACGGTGAAGGAAGTCGTGTGGGACGAACTGAACAAGGACGTCCACTCCAACATGGTGAAGACCGACTTCTATCCGGCTATGGCAGACCTCTGCGCGAAGATGCTCGAAGACGAACGCATTCTCGCCATCATCGGCAAGGACGAAGAACAGGATCCTGCTCTCGTTGCAGACGCTAAGGCAATCTTCAGCGACTACGAACGCACAGCCATGCGCGAAATGATCCTGAACGAAGACGTGCGTCTCGACGGCCGTACTACGACCGAAGTCCGCCCGATCGAAATCGAACTCGGCGTTCTCCCGAGCGCCCACGGTTCTGCAATCTTCCAGCGTGGCGAAACCCAGGGTCTCGTGGTCTGCACGCTCGGCTCCAAGGCCGACGAACAGCGCTACGAAAGCCTGCAGGGCGAAGGCTCCAAGAGCTACATGCTGCATTACAACTTCCCGCCGTACTGCGTGGGTGAATGCAAGCGCCTCGGCATGAGCCGCCGCGAAATCGGTCACGGTCACTTGGCCGAACGCTCTCTCGCCGCCGTTCTTCCGCTGCCGGAAGACTTCCCGTACACCATCCGCGTGGTTTCCGAAATTCAGGAATCCAACGGTTCTTCTTCCATGGCCTCTGTTTGCGGTGGCTGCCTCAGCTTGATGGACGCTGGCGTTCCTATCAAGGCTCCGGTCGCAGGTGTCGCCATGGGCCTCATCTCCGAAAAGGGTTCCGTGAAGGAAGGCGGCAAGATCAAGATCTTGACCGACATCACCGGTACGGAAGACCACCTCGGCGATATGGACTTCAAGGTGACGGGTACTGCCGAAGGTATCACTGCCTTCCAGATGGATATCAAGATCCGCGGCATTACGCCGGAACTCATGCGCGAAGCTCTGGAACAGGCTCGCCAAGGCCGTCTGCACATTCTCGGCAAGATGGCTGAACTCGGCCTCGCCGCTCCGCGTCCGAAGGTTTCCGAGAAGGCTCCGACCATGATCAAGATGCGCATCCCGACCAACAAGATTCGCGACGTCATCGGTTCCGGTGGCTCCGTGATCAAGGGCATGCAGTCTCAGACGGGTTGCACGATCAACATCGACGACGATGGCAACATCGACATTGCCGCCCCGAGTGGCAAGGCCGCTGCAGTTTGCCGCCGCATGATCGAAGAACTCACTGCCGAACCCGAACCGGGCCGCAAGTACAAGGGCAAGGTCAAGACGATCCAGCCGTTTGGCGCGTTCGTCGAAATCCTCCCGGGTCGCGACGGCCTCGTGCACATCTCCGAACTTGCCGACCACCGCGTCGATAAGGTCGAAGACGTCGTTCACGTGGGTGACGAAGTCGAAGTGCTCTGCCTCGGTGTTGACCCGAAGGGCAAGGTGAAGCTTTCCATGAAGGCTTTGCTCCCTCCGAAGCCCGCTGCCGAAGCACCGGCCGCTGAAGCTCCTGTTGCAGAAGCTCCGGCTGCACCTGAAGCACCGGCTGAAGCCTAA
- the rpsO gene encoding 30S ribosomal protein S15, translating into MATITKEKAAEITAKFGANEKDTGNVRVQIALLTEKIKNLTEHAKTHKKDFHSLRGLSMMVSKRKNLLKYYGEKDIIAQRALIKELGLRG; encoded by the coding sequence ATGGCTACTATCACTAAAGAAAAGGCTGCAGAAATCACCGCTAAGTTCGGAGCAAACGAAAAGGACACCGGTAACGTCCGCGTTCAGATCGCTCTCCTCACCGAGAAGATCAAGAACCTCACCGAACATGCAAAGACCCACAAGAAGGACTTCCACTCCCTGCGCGGTCTGTCCATGATGGTTTCTAAGCGCAAGAACCTCCTCAAGTACTACGGCGAAAAGGACATTATCGCCCAGCGTGCCTTGATCAAGGAACTCGGTCTGCGCGGCTAA